Below is a window of Carnobacterium inhibens subsp. inhibens DSM 13024 DNA.
CATTTGGTTCATTTGTACGGGGGTCTTTATTCATAAGTGTAAAGTTACTTTTTTTAAATCGTTTAATAAATTCATATTCCATATAATCTATGGTTAACTTATCAAAGCTATTGTTATCGGTTACAAATAAAATGCAGTAAGACCAAAAATCTTTTTTATTAATATGATCAAATATGCGTTTTACGCCATTTATGGATTGGCCTATATACGTTTTTTTATTATCTGAGTCGCTATTGTCAAACAGAAAATAAATAGCATAATTGGTGGAAGAATCTAACTTT
It encodes the following:
- a CDS encoding GIY-YIG nuclease family protein; amino-acid sequence: MKVFQDRTNQIKGFYFTKEQIKEIEKLDSSTNYAIYFLFDNSDSDNKKTYIGQSINGVKRIFDHINKKDFWSYCILFVTDNNSFDKLTIDYMEYEFIKRFKKSNFTLMNKDPRTNEPNVSMYDKPNILSYIKQIEFLLSAEGVSIDPVPSSLINEKFYYPKNREYKSRIL